In Hymenobacter gelipurpurascens, one DNA window encodes the following:
- a CDS encoding YceD family protein, with product MKKDTQYDLNIARLADKTHHFAFELDRAFFEQFDQELIPDGNIHADVTLIKTDRLLTLDFDLHGTVRQICDRSLDEYDQQVDAHEQLLVRFGDQNLELDDNVLQITPDTQTLPLAQHLFDYIGLALPMKKLHPRFQDEPDDNPDADAKLIFTTRQEGDDDDDSDDTDPRWNALRNLN from the coding sequence GTGAAAAAGGACACTCAATACGACCTCAACATCGCCCGTCTGGCCGATAAAACGCACCATTTTGCGTTTGAGCTCGACCGCGCCTTTTTTGAGCAGTTTGATCAGGAGCTCATCCCCGATGGCAACATTCATGCGGATGTTACCCTGATCAAAACAGACCGTTTGCTGACCCTGGACTTTGACCTGCACGGCACCGTACGCCAGATCTGCGACCGGAGCCTGGATGAGTACGACCAGCAGGTAGACGCGCACGAGCAGCTGCTGGTGCGCTTCGGCGACCAGAACCTGGAACTGGACGACAATGTGCTGCAAATCACGCCCGACACCCAGACGCTGCCTCTGGCTCAGCACCTGTTCGACTACATCGGTCTGGCGCTGCCCATGAAAAAGCTGCACCCGCGCTTCCAGGATGAGCCCGATGATAACCCCGATGCCGACGCCAAGCTCATCTTCACCACTCGCCAGGAAGGCGATGATGACGATGACAGCGACGACACCGATCCGCGCTGGAACGCGCTGCGCAACCTCAACTAG
- the rpmF gene encoding 50S ribosomal protein L32, translating into MAHPKRRTSKTRRDKRRTHDKLHPKAISICTNTGETHLRHKAYVVDGDLYLHGKVAIKNYAPVAAPAATDSDEE; encoded by the coding sequence ATGGCTCATCCTAAGCGCCGAACCTCCAAAACCCGCCGCGACAAACGTCGTACCCACGATAAGCTGCACCCAAAAGCTATCAGCATCTGCACGAACACCGGCGAAACGCACCTGCGTCATAAAGCGTACGTAGTAGACGGCGACTTGTACCTGCACGGTAAAGTAGCTATCAAGAATTATGCTCCTGTAGCGGCTCCTGCTGCTACCGACAGCGACGAAGAATAG
- the plsX gene encoding phosphate acyltransferase PlsX — MKIALDAMGGDFAPQAAVDGAVLAAKALAGKAQIVLIGQEDAVRPLLQQYGSDAENLILVPASQIIEMGEHPAKAYQQKQDSSIAVGYRMLHAGEVEAFCSAGNTGAMLVGAMFSVKSVPGVIRPAIASFVPKQHGGLGIMLDVGVNAECKPEMLEQFGELGSLYAQYVLGIAKPKVGLMNLGEEEGKGTATTQAAHQLLKVNPHIRFIGNIEGRDLFNDKADVIVCDGYTGNVLLKMAESIYEILVEKQMHQDPFFDKFNYEAVGGSPILGINDNAIIGHGVSTPIAISNMLQQGYQMASSGISDQIKSTFKS; from the coding sequence ATGAAGATAGCCCTGGACGCAATGGGGGGCGATTTTGCCCCTCAGGCAGCCGTCGATGGTGCAGTGCTGGCTGCGAAAGCGCTGGCCGGCAAGGCACAGATAGTGCTCATCGGCCAGGAAGACGCTGTACGCCCTCTGCTTCAGCAATATGGCTCCGATGCCGAAAATCTCATTCTGGTACCTGCTTCGCAGATTATCGAAATGGGTGAGCATCCGGCCAAAGCCTACCAGCAAAAGCAGGACTCCAGCATTGCCGTGGGTTACCGCATGCTACACGCTGGCGAAGTAGAAGCCTTTTGCTCGGCCGGCAACACCGGTGCTATGCTCGTAGGGGCAATGTTCAGTGTAAAGTCAGTGCCCGGCGTAATTCGCCCCGCCATTGCGAGCTTCGTTCCGAAGCAGCATGGTGGCCTAGGCATTATGCTGGATGTAGGAGTCAATGCTGAATGTAAGCCCGAAATGCTAGAGCAGTTTGGAGAGCTTGGCTCTTTGTACGCCCAGTATGTTTTAGGTATCGCGAAGCCGAAAGTAGGCCTCATGAACCTGGGTGAGGAAGAAGGTAAAGGCACTGCCACTACGCAGGCAGCTCATCAACTACTGAAAGTGAATCCCCATATTCGCTTCATTGGTAATATTGAAGGACGCGACCTGTTCAATGACAAAGCTGATGTAATTGTCTGTGATGGTTATACGGGCAATGTCCTGCTGAAAATGGCCGAATCTATTTATGAGATTCTGGTCGAGAAGCAAATGCATCAGGACCCATTCTTCGACAAATTCAACTATGAAGCCGTGGGTGGTTCTCCCATCCTAGGCATCAACGATAACGCGATTATCGGGCACGGAGTAAGCACACCCATTGCTATCAGCAATATGCTGCAACAAGGCTACCAAATG